In one Catenovulum adriaticum genomic region, the following are encoded:
- a CDS encoding tetratricopeptide repeat protein produces MKKFSKTILLSAVLSAFTMMPVSSAFAANEQASNKETVKVPAMRSKVYEQLARAQGLADEGKPQEAIEALDNVNGKRSSMNSYEIAMMHNFYAFVYYNMENMPKAIENFELVVSEQAIPESLRLSTLYSLAQLHMAESNYAKSIEKLEQWFASGGDADNANALVLLAQAQYQQKKYKAALKPLIKAIKIVSDAGNVPKENWFVLQRAIYYSLEMSAEVADVTDTLVRLFNKPEYWLQLAGMYGELGLEDKQLAMMEVAYQQGFVENRQDILALAQLYVYHQVPVKGALLLEKAIADGKIKEDVKNLKFLAQAYTLAREEKKAVPVLAKAANLSEDGNLDAQLGQTYLNLEQWDKAIASTQTALDKGELDDPGKAQLVLGMAYFNLKKFDASLKALQIASEHSSSKAMAQQWKKYVAKEKQNAEAMAAISA; encoded by the coding sequence ATGAAAAAATTCTCGAAAACGATTTTACTTTCTGCTGTGTTATCTGCGTTTACAATGATGCCTGTTTCATCTGCGTTCGCAGCGAATGAACAGGCTAGTAATAAAGAAACCGTTAAAGTACCGGCAATGCGCTCAAAAGTATATGAGCAACTAGCACGAGCACAAGGTTTAGCCGACGAAGGCAAACCTCAGGAAGCCATTGAAGCGCTAGATAACGTAAACGGTAAACGTAGCTCAATGAACAGCTATGAAATTGCCATGATGCATAACTTTTATGCTTTTGTTTACTACAACATGGAAAACATGCCAAAAGCGATTGAAAACTTTGAGCTGGTCGTGTCAGAGCAGGCAATACCTGAAAGTTTACGTTTAAGCACACTTTATAGCTTAGCTCAGTTGCATATGGCTGAAAGTAATTACGCTAAATCAATTGAAAAACTAGAGCAGTGGTTTGCCAGTGGTGGCGATGCAGATAATGCCAATGCCTTGGTATTGTTAGCTCAAGCTCAGTATCAGCAAAAAAAATACAAAGCCGCACTTAAGCCTTTGATTAAAGCAATCAAAATAGTGTCAGATGCAGGCAATGTACCTAAAGAAAACTGGTTTGTTTTACAACGTGCCATTTATTATTCGCTTGAAATGTCGGCTGAAGTGGCTGATGTGACAGATACGCTGGTTCGTTTATTTAATAAGCCTGAGTACTGGTTACAACTAGCGGGTATGTACGGTGAACTTGGTTTAGAAGATAAACAACTGGCGATGATGGAAGTTGCATATCAGCAAGGTTTTGTTGAAAATCGACAAGATATTTTAGCGCTAGCACAACTATATGTTTATCACCAAGTACCTGTAAAAGGCGCTTTGTTGCTAGAAAAAGCAATTGCTGATGGTAAAATTAAAGAAGATGTAAAAAACTTAAAGTTTTTAGCTCAAGCTTATACTTTGGCTCGTGAAGAGAAAAAGGCTGTACCGGTTTTAGCAAAAGCCGCTAATTTATCTGAAGATGGAAACTTGGACGCGCAATTGGGCCAAACTTACCTTAATTTAGAGCAATGGGACAAAGCAATCGCCTCTACCCAAACGGCTTTAGATAAAGGCGAGTTAGATGACCCAGGTAAAGCTCAGCTCGTATTAGGCATGGCTTATTTTAATTTGAAAAAATTTGATGCCTCACTTAAAGCGCTGCAAATTGCCAGTGAGCATTCAAGCTCTAAAGCGATGGCTCAACAATGGAAAAAATACGTCGCTAAAGAAAAACAAAACGCTGAAGCAATGGCTGCTATATCGGCATAA
- a CDS encoding ExbD/TolR family protein produces MRASPLNKVMEEEEQGIDMTPMLDVVFIMLIFFIVTASFVKESGIDVNRPDAPTAVKKSRANILIAISDSGDVWIDKRRVDIRAVQANVERLKAENPQGSVVIQADKAADVDTLIKVMDASRAAGAYDVSIAAND; encoded by the coding sequence ATGCGAGCAAGCCCATTAAACAAAGTGATGGAAGAAGAAGAGCAAGGTATAGATATGACGCCCATGCTGGATGTTGTATTTATTATGCTTATTTTCTTTATTGTAACAGCATCATTCGTTAAAGAGTCGGGGATTGATGTTAACCGCCCAGACGCACCTACAGCTGTTAAAAAAAGCAGAGCAAATATTTTAATTGCGATTAGTGATTCGGGTGATGTTTGGATAGACAAGCGCCGAGTTGATATTCGTGCTGTTCAAGCTAACGTAGAGCGTTTAAAAGCTGAAAATCCGCAAGGTTCTGTGGTGATTCAAGCTGATAAAGCTGCCGACGTTGATACCTTAATTAAAGTGATGGATGCCTCACGCGCTGCAGGTGCGTACGATGTTTCTATTGCCGCAAACGATTAA
- a CDS encoding energy transducer TonB has protein sequence MLRYIIAIGLSVAITFLLFFGMQSLIQSGEGALTEPPRGSVLDFVRVKKESAPEQKDRKPQKPPKPQEPPPPMEAPPMDSPDPNANAASTDFGADIEADVGLEGGLSLESGDGEYLPIVKVQPIYPRRAQQRGIEGYVIVEFTVNKLGAVTNPVVVEADPENIFDQAALQAASKFKYKPRVVNGEAVEVAGVQNRITFKLN, from the coding sequence ATGCTTAGATATATTATTGCTATTGGGTTATCAGTTGCGATTACTTTTTTACTCTTTTTTGGCATGCAATCGCTTATACAAAGTGGGGAAGGGGCATTAACCGAACCACCGCGTGGGAGTGTGCTTGATTTTGTTAGAGTTAAAAAAGAGTCAGCACCTGAGCAAAAAGACAGAAAGCCACAAAAGCCACCTAAGCCACAAGAGCCGCCCCCGCCAATGGAAGCGCCGCCGATGGATTCACCCGATCCAAACGCAAATGCAGCCAGTACTGATTTTGGTGCAGATATTGAAGCCGATGTTGGGTTAGAAGGTGGATTGTCGTTAGAGTCTGGTGATGGTGAATACTTGCCGATTGTTAAAGTACAACCTATTTACCCAAGGCGTGCACAGCAACGTGGTATTGAAGGTTACGTAATTGTTGAATTTACAGTTAATAAACTGGGTGCGGTAACAAATCCAGTCGTGGTTGAAGCCGATCCTGAAAATATATTCGATCAGGCTGCACTGCAAGCGGCTTCAAAGTTCAAATACAAACCAAGGGTTGTAAATGGTGAAGCGGTTGAAGTAGCAGGCGTGCAAAACCGAATTACCTTTAAGTTAAATTAA
- a CDS encoding MotA/TolQ/ExbB proton channel family protein, producing the protein MYAFFEMMEAIQAFMETGGSVLTWIAALIFVMWILIFERIAFIKFGYKKYEATVRKTWEKRSERKSWNAMQIREAMISRASNKLNENLLLLNALVALCPLLGLMGTVTGMIEVFDVMAISGSGSARSMASGVSKATIPTMAGMVGALSGVFASTWLSRSAKREAELLEDHLTTDH; encoded by the coding sequence GTGTACGCTTTTTTCGAAATGATGGAAGCAATTCAAGCCTTTATGGAAACGGGCGGTAGTGTCCTTACTTGGATTGCTGCACTGATATTTGTGATGTGGATCCTGATCTTCGAGCGTATTGCTTTTATCAAGTTTGGCTATAAAAAATACGAAGCAACAGTTAGAAAAACTTGGGAAAAACGGAGTGAGCGAAAATCTTGGAATGCGATGCAAATTCGCGAAGCCATGATTTCACGAGCTTCGAACAAGTTAAATGAAAACTTACTGTTGCTTAATGCCTTAGTTGCTTTGTGCCCTCTACTGGGGTTGATGGGCACAGTAACAGGTATGATTGAAGTATTTGACGTGATGGCAATTAGTGGTTCGGGCAGTGCCCGCTCAATGGCTTCAGGTGTATCAAAAGCCACTATTCCTACTATGGCTGGCATGGTGGGTGCACTTTCAGGTGTATTTGCCTCAACCTGGTTAAGTCGAAGCGCCAAACGTGAAGCAGAATTGCTTGAAGATCACTTAACAACGGATCACTAA